In Gammaproteobacteria bacterium, one DNA window encodes the following:
- a CDS encoding CvpA family protein, translated as MPTADILIAVAIVISIAVGIFRGFVKEAISIAALLVAIWAAMNFGQDLGALSEDWLGSEGLQLWFGRLLIFVVVLVLGGILGWGFSKLMRVSALNGTDRALGGLFGFCRGALLVGVFVIGGQLARFDTDGWWQESRLIPYAAIVADWIRVMAPKGVDLLMPQAGKPAAQGES; from the coding sequence ATGCCGACCGCCGACATCCTCATTGCCGTCGCCATAGTGATCTCGATCGCCGTCGGCATCTTTCGCGGTTTCGTGAAGGAGGCCATTTCCATCGCCGCGCTGCTCGTCGCCATCTGGGCGGCCATGAATTTCGGCCAGGACCTCGGTGCGCTGAGCGAGGACTGGCTGGGCTCCGAAGGCCTGCAGCTCTGGTTCGGCCGGCTGCTCATCTTCGTCGTCGTGCTCGTGCTCGGCGGGATTCTCGGCTGGGGGTTCTCGAAGCTGATGCGCGTATCGGCGCTCAACGGAACCGACAGGGCGCTCGGGGGTCTCTTCGGCTTTTGCCGTGGCGCCCTCCTGGTGGGCGTGTTCGTGATCGGCGGGCAGCTCGCCCGCTTCGACACCGACGGGTGGTGGCAGGAGTCGCGGCTGATTCCCTACGCTGCGATCGTCGCGGACTGGATCCGGGTCATGGCGCCGAAAGGCGTCGACCTGCTGATGCCGCAGGCAGGCAAGCCGGCGGCGCAAGGGGAATCATGA
- a CDS encoding UDP-2,3-diacylglucosamine diphosphatase — translation PVTTLFISDLHLEAARPEIGEQFLSFLGREAAGADALYILGDLFEYWIGDDDPDPYYAGMKSAIAEVAGAGVPLFFMHGNRDFLIGERFAAETGMTLLADPTPVNLYGRTVLLSHGDALCTDDVAYQAVRSMTRNPQWQAGMLAKSVEERRAIARQAREQSVAHGKAIDAEISDVNQAAVENLLRAHGMTTLLHGHTHRPAVHEFLLDGQPATRIVLGDWYTQGSVVRWNENGPSLETLPRP, via the coding sequence CCCGTGACCACACTCTTCATTTCCGACCTGCACCTGGAGGCCGCGCGCCCGGAAATCGGCGAGCAGTTCCTGTCGTTCCTCGGACGGGAAGCGGCAGGTGCCGACGCCTTGTACATACTCGGCGACCTGTTCGAGTACTGGATCGGCGACGACGATCCGGATCCTTACTATGCCGGCATGAAGTCGGCTATCGCTGAAGTGGCCGGCGCCGGTGTGCCGCTTTTCTTCATGCACGGCAACCGCGACTTTCTCATCGGTGAGCGCTTCGCGGCCGAGACCGGGATGACGCTGCTTGCCGATCCGACACCGGTGAATCTCTACGGCCGCACCGTCCTCTTGTCCCACGGCGACGCGCTGTGCACCGACGACGTCGCCTACCAGGCGGTGCGCAGCATGACGCGCAATCCGCAATGGCAGGCCGGCATGCTGGCGAAGAGCGTGGAGGAGCGGCGCGCGATCGCGCGCCAGGCGCGGGAGCAGAGCGTGGCGCACGGCAAGGCCATCGATGCTGAAATTTCCGACGTCAACCAGGCAGCGGTCGAAAACCTGCTGAGAGCGCACGGCATGACCACGCTGCTGCACGGCCACACGCACCGCCCCGCGGTGCACGAGTTTCTGCTCGACGGCCAACCCGCCACGCGTATCGTGCTCGGCGACTGGTACACGCAGGGCAGCGTCGTCCGCTGGAACGAGAACGGCCCGTCGCTCGAGACCCTCCCCCGCCCTTGA
- the truA gene encoding tRNA pseudouridine(38-40) synthase TruA: MRIALGIEYDGTAYNGWQRQKSGIGVQERVEEALARVADEPVEAVCAGRTDAGVHASAQVAHFDTRAERRARSWVLGVNSHLPPDVNALWAVRVPEDFHARYSAVARTYRYVILNRMTRSALARDRAWWLHRPLDIAPMREAAAHLLGEHDFSAFRAAGCQAKTPRREVQAIEIARDGEWVSIEMRANAFLQHMVRNVAGLLAAVGTGERPPAWAAEVLASRDRREGGITAPPQGLTLIRVDYPSHLGIPPAQGQT, from the coding sequence ATGCGCATCGCGCTCGGCATCGAATACGACGGCACCGCGTACAACGGCTGGCAGCGGCAGAAGAGCGGCATCGGCGTGCAGGAGCGCGTGGAGGAGGCGCTGGCGCGGGTGGCGGACGAGCCGGTCGAGGCGGTGTGCGCGGGGCGCACCGATGCGGGGGTGCACGCGAGCGCGCAGGTGGCGCACTTCGACACCCGCGCGGAGCGCAGGGCGCGCAGCTGGGTGCTCGGCGTCAACAGCCACCTGCCGCCGGACGTGAACGCGCTGTGGGCCGTGCGGGTGCCGGAGGACTTCCACGCCCGCTACTCGGCCGTCGCGCGCACCTACCGTTACGTGATTTTGAACCGCATGACGCGCTCGGCGCTCGCGCGCGATCGTGCGTGGTGGCTGCACCGGCCGCTCGACATTGCGCCGATGCGCGAGGCTGCCGCCCATCTTCTCGGCGAGCACGATTTCTCCGCGTTCCGCGCGGCGGGCTGCCAGGCGAAGACGCCGCGCCGCGAGGTGCAGGCGATCGAGATCGCGCGCGACGGCGAGTGGGTGTCGATCGAGATGCGTGCGAACGCGTTCCTGCAGCACATGGTGCGCAACGTCGCGGGCCTGCTCGCCGCCGTCGGCACCGGCGAGCGCCCGCCCGCGTGGGCGGCGGAGGTGCTCGCGAGCCGGGACCGCCGGGAAGGCGGCATCACGGCCCCGCCGCAGGGCCTCACCCTTATTCGCGTCGACTACCCGTCCCACCTCGGCATCCCGCCCGCGCAGGGGCAGACCTGA
- a CDS encoding serine/threonine-protein kinase, protein MDKPRIMIIDAQAEFRALLMHHVTTHWPDAAISYYDPTATGHLPDEFSGAGNDLVLLGDNQGDRRGMQTLRQFLRNPAFPPVVYFCSSDEMQRAARSAGAAGVFNRRRIRHDALIVRIGHILKARRRASSTASLFVGDLRTGIHPLVKGYRFLEKLSATEHSAVYLAERETDRERVILKVLRQVPDLSEGIGAFDRFLQEYELIADLHHPNIVRIYDLGVSDEHAHIAMEYLPGGDLRQRIQSGIDESDAIKWARQIASALAKVHSVGILHRDLKPGNIMLREDRSIALIDFGLAKRMRLEQEITGSGEIFGTPYYMSPEQGHAAEVDPRSDIYSLGVILFEMLTGEKPYRAANAMGIIWQHGHAPIPRLPAALSRHQALLDRLLAKRPEDRIQTADEVAAWL, encoded by the coding sequence ATGGACAAGCCCAGAATAATGATCATCGATGCGCAGGCCGAGTTCCGCGCGTTGCTGATGCACCACGTTACGACCCACTGGCCCGACGCGGCCATCAGCTATTACGACCCGACGGCGACGGGGCACCTGCCGGACGAGTTCAGCGGCGCGGGCAACGATCTCGTGCTGCTCGGTGACAACCAGGGTGACCGGCGGGGGATGCAAACGCTGCGCCAGTTTTTGCGCAATCCCGCGTTCCCGCCGGTAGTCTATTTCTGCAGCAGCGACGAGATGCAGCGCGCGGCCAGGAGCGCGGGAGCGGCCGGCGTGTTCAACCGCCGGCGCATTCGCCACGATGCCCTCATCGTCCGCATCGGCCACATTCTCAAGGCGAGGCGACGGGCTTCTTCGACCGCCTCGCTGTTCGTCGGCGATCTCAGGACCGGCATTCACCCGCTGGTGAAGGGCTACCGGTTCCTCGAGAAGCTCTCGGCGACCGAGCACTCCGCGGTGTACCTCGCCGAGCGCGAGACGGACCGGGAACGTGTGATCCTGAAGGTTCTGCGCCAGGTGCCCGACCTGTCCGAGGGTATCGGCGCGTTCGACCGATTCCTCCAGGAATACGAGCTGATCGCCGATCTCCACCACCCCAACATCGTACGCATCTACGATCTCGGGGTGAGCGACGAGCACGCGCACATCGCGATGGAGTACCTCCCGGGAGGCGATCTCCGGCAGCGCATCCAGTCGGGCATCGATGAGAGCGACGCCATCAAATGGGCGCGCCAGATCGCGAGCGCGCTCGCGAAGGTCCACTCGGTCGGGATCCTGCACCGCGACCTGAAGCCCGGTAACATCATGCTGCGCGAGGACCGCAGCATCGCGCTCATCGACTTCGGCCTCGCCAAGCGCATGCGGCTCGAACAGGAAATCACCGGCAGCGGCGAGATTTTCGGGACTCCTTATTACATGAGCCCGGAGCAGGGCCACGCCGCGGAAGTCGATCCGCGCAGCGACATCTACAGCCTCGGCGTGATCCTGTTCGAAATGCTTACCGGCGAAAAGCCATATCGCGCGGCGAACGCGATGGGCATCATCTGGCAGCACGGCCACGCGCCGATCCCGCGCCTGCCCGCCGCGCTGTCCAGGCACCAGGCGCTTCTCGACCGCCTGCTGGCGAAGCGGCCGGAGGACCGGATCCAGACCGCGGACGAGGTGGCGGCATGGCTGTGA
- a CDS encoding folylpolyglutamate synthase/dihydrofolate synthase family protein has translation MNVRNRPLGEWLAWLETLSPREIELGLARVLEVQARLDLPRPARVVHVGGTNGKGSSAAMLEALFRARGDTTGCYTSPHVLAYNERMRVNGVAASDADIVDAFAAVEAVREGVPLTYFEYGTLAALVVFARAGVSAAVLEIGMGGRLDAVNAVEPDAGIITNVTLDHCEWLGADVETIAREKAGIMRAGKPLVFGSETVPATIRAEAGRIGADLRLAGRDFGHVYEAGEPPTWSWRGRETVLRGLALPSLFGRVQLANAAAVLAVLEAMGVDDVLDAATVGGAFRRLALPGRFQRIECAGRSYLLDVAHNPDAARVLSDLLAELAHTGPIIAIIGVLADKDAGAIVRSLAPHVDGWIAVRPENARAADPDALAALIARESRRPCRVLPTPAAALEHVAAHADPNALVLITGSFYTVGPALEWLL, from the coding sequence ATGAACGTCCGCAACCGTCCCCTCGGCGAATGGCTGGCGTGGCTCGAGACGCTCTCGCCGCGCGAGATCGAGCTCGGCCTCGCGCGCGTGCTCGAGGTGCAGGCGCGGCTGGATCTGCCGCGCCCGGCACGCGTCGTGCACGTCGGCGGAACGAACGGCAAGGGTTCCTCGGCTGCGATGCTCGAGGCGCTGTTCCGCGCGCGAGGGGACACGACCGGCTGCTACACCTCGCCGCACGTGCTCGCTTACAACGAGCGCATGCGCGTGAACGGAGTGGCCGCGAGCGATGCGGACATCGTGGACGCGTTCGCGGCAGTCGAGGCGGTGCGCGAGGGCGTGCCGCTCACCTATTTCGAGTACGGCACGCTCGCTGCGCTCGTCGTGTTCGCGCGCGCCGGCGTGAGCGCCGCGGTGCTCGAGATCGGTATGGGCGGGCGGCTCGACGCGGTGAACGCGGTCGAGCCCGATGCGGGCATCATCACCAACGTGACACTCGATCATTGCGAGTGGCTGGGCGCCGACGTCGAGACGATCGCGCGCGAGAAGGCCGGCATCATGCGGGCAGGAAAGCCTTTGGTGTTCGGCTCGGAAACCGTTCCGGCGACGATACGCGCCGAGGCCGGGCGCATCGGCGCCGACCTGCGGCTCGCCGGACGCGATTTCGGCCATGTGTACGAGGCCGGCGAGCCGCCGACCTGGTCGTGGCGCGGGCGCGAGACGGTGCTCCGGGGACTCGCACTGCCGTCGCTCTTCGGCCGCGTGCAGCTCGCGAATGCGGCCGCCGTGCTGGCCGTGCTCGAGGCGATGGGCGTCGACGACGTGCTCGATGCCGCCACGGTCGGCGGCGCTTTCCGCCGTCTCGCGCTGCCCGGCCGCTTCCAGCGCATCGAGTGCGCCGGCCGCAGTTACCTGCTCGACGTCGCGCACAATCCCGATGCCGCCCGTGTGCTGTCGGATCTCTTGGCGGAGCTCGCGCACACGGGGCCGATCATCGCCATCATCGGCGTGCTCGCGGACAAGGACGCCGGCGCGATCGTCCGGTCGCTGGCGCCGCACGTCGATGGCTGGATCGCAGTGCGGCCGGAGAACGCGCGCGCGGCCGATCCGGACGCGCTCGCGGCGCTCATCGCCCGGGAAAGCCGGCGTCCGTGCCGCGTACTGCCGACGCCGGCGGCTGCCCTCGAGCACGTCGCCGCGCACGCGGATCCGAACGCGCTCGTGCTGATCACCGGCTCCTTCTACACCGTCGGCCCCGCGCTCGAGTGGCTGCTGTAG
- the miaE gene encoding tRNA isopentenyl-2-thiomethyl-A-37 hydroxylase MiaE, whose product MAVSVEVPGPLLDCLDERTPAPWVRAATERLPELLLDHANCELKAAASALDLIRRYPARRALADRMSRLAREELRHFEQVLKHLDRLAIPFRRVSASRYAAALHAAVRRHEPQRLQDRLLVGALIEARSCERFAAVAPHLPPDIGDFYGGLLASEARHFEHYLAFARNEAGASDAAFEQRFAELRALEASLITTPDAEFRFHSGVPPP is encoded by the coding sequence ATGGCTGTGAGCGTCGAGGTGCCGGGTCCGCTGCTCGACTGCCTCGACGAGCGAACACCCGCGCCCTGGGTGCGCGCCGCGACCGAGCGCCTGCCGGAGCTCCTGCTCGATCACGCGAACTGCGAGCTGAAAGCGGCGGCCAGCGCGCTCGACCTGATCCGGCGGTATCCCGCGCGCCGCGCGCTCGCCGACCGCATGTCGCGGCTCGCGCGCGAAGAGCTCAGGCATTTCGAGCAGGTGCTGAAGCACCTCGACCGCCTCGCGATCCCGTTTCGCCGAGTTTCCGCTTCGCGTTATGCCGCGGCGCTGCATGCGGCCGTGCGCCGGCACGAGCCGCAGCGGCTGCAGGACAGGCTGCTGGTCGGCGCGCTGATCGAGGCCCGCTCCTGCGAGCGCTTCGCGGCGGTCGCGCCACACCTGCCGCCCGACATCGGCGATTTCTACGGCGGCCTGCTGGCTTCAGAAGCGCGGCACTTCGAGCACTATCTCGCCTTCGCGCGCAACGAAGCGGGTGCGAGCGACGCCGCCTTCGAGCAGCGCTTCGCCGAGCTCCGCGCCCTCGAGGCATCTCTCATCACCACGCCCGATGCCGAGTTCCGTTTCCACAGCGGCGTGCCGCCCCCGTAG
- a CDS encoding SPOR domain-containing protein has protein sequence MDRALKERIVGAVVLVAIVVLVVPVFLDGPAPEGRAMISEPVLLPGQSREPGERRTVVLERDRDQPLPDTPEAALHPVAAAAEREAGAGAASDEDGASRTGGPVSDTAAAPAEETAEPAATADTATARESKPQSTPEPKRESAPPPDTKTALATKEPAPERASPEPAEGESATGMWAVQLGSFSSKANADRLAAKLRAEGYAAFLSQLETASGELHRVRIGPQKDRAGAEAVARRLSAEGLKGQVVPHP, from the coding sequence ATGGATCGCGCACTGAAAGAACGGATCGTCGGCGCCGTCGTGCTGGTGGCGATCGTCGTGCTGGTGGTGCCGGTGTTCCTCGACGGGCCCGCGCCGGAGGGGCGCGCGATGATCAGCGAGCCCGTGCTCCTGCCCGGACAGAGCCGCGAGCCCGGCGAGCGCCGCACCGTGGTGCTGGAACGCGATCGCGACCAGCCGCTGCCGGACACGCCCGAAGCCGCGCTGCATCCCGTTGCCGCGGCCGCGGAGCGCGAGGCTGGAGCCGGGGCGGCGTCGGACGAGGACGGCGCCTCGCGGACCGGCGGGCCCGTGTCGGACACGGCCGCGGCGCCTGCGGAAGAGACAGCGGAGCCAGCGGCCACGGCCGATACGGCCACGGCACGCGAGTCGAAACCGCAGAGCACGCCGGAGCCGAAACGCGAGAGCGCCCCGCCGCCGGACACAAAGACCGCTCTGGCCACGAAGGAGCCGGCACCGGAGCGGGCATCGCCCGAACCGGCGGAGGGCGAATCCGCGACGGGCATGTGGGCCGTGCAGCTCGGCAGCTTCTCCAGCAAGGCGAACGCCGACCGGCTCGCGGCGAAGCTGCGTGCCGAAGGCTATGCGGCCTTTCTGAGCCAGCTCGAGACCGCCTCGGGCGAGCTCCACCGCGTGCGGATCGGGCCGCAGAAGGACCGCGCCGGCGCCGAGGCCGTGGCCAGGCGGCTGAGCGCCGAGGGCCTGAAGGGCCAGGTCGTGCCGCATCCGTGA
- the accD gene encoding acetyl-CoA carboxylase, carboxyltransferase subunit beta, with protein MSWFEKLMPSRIKTEKRTRSVPQGVWIKCPNCDAQLYRTELERNLNVCPKCEHHMRIGARRRLDWFLDPETQEEIAAGLEPQDPLKFRDSKRYRDRLSQAQKKTGEKDALVAASGALMGQPIVACAFEFAFMGGSMGSVVGERFARAAAVSAERRIPLVCFSSSGGARMQEALFSLLQMAKTSAALATLGKLRVPYISVLTDPTTGGVSASLAMLGDAIIAEPRALIGFAGPRVIEQTVRQKLPEGFQRSEFLLDHGAIDMIVDRRRMRREIADLLAKLAHRPAPAAEAA; from the coding sequence ATGAGCTGGTTCGAGAAACTGATGCCCTCGCGGATCAAGACGGAGAAGCGCACGCGCTCCGTGCCGCAGGGCGTGTGGATCAAGTGCCCTAACTGCGACGCGCAGCTTTATCGCACGGAGCTCGAGCGCAACCTGAACGTGTGCCCGAAATGCGAGCACCACATGCGCATCGGCGCGCGCCGGCGGCTCGACTGGTTCCTGGATCCCGAGACCCAGGAGGAGATCGCCGCGGGGCTGGAGCCGCAGGATCCGCTCAAGTTCCGGGACAGCAAGCGCTACCGCGACCGCTTGTCGCAGGCGCAGAAAAAGACCGGCGAGAAGGATGCGCTGGTGGCGGCGAGCGGGGCGTTGATGGGGCAGCCGATCGTGGCCTGCGCGTTCGAGTTCGCATTCATGGGCGGCTCGATGGGTTCGGTCGTCGGTGAGCGCTTCGCGCGCGCGGCCGCGGTGAGCGCGGAGCGGCGCATTCCGCTGGTGTGCTTTTCTTCGAGCGGCGGGGCGCGGATGCAGGAGGCGCTGTTCTCGCTGCTGCAGATGGCGAAGACGTCGGCGGCGCTGGCCACGCTCGGCAAGCTCAGGGTGCCGTACATTTCCGTGCTCACGGACCCGACCACGGGCGGGGTGTCGGCGAGTCTCGCGATGCTGGGCGACGCCATCATCGCCGAGCCGCGGGCGCTGATCGGGTTCGCGGGCCCGCGCGTGATCGAGCAGACGGTGCGCCAGAAGCTGCCGGAAGGTTTCCAGCGCAGCGAGTTCCTGCTCGATCACGGCGCCATCGACATGATCGTCGATCGCCGCCGCATGCGCCGCGAGATCGCCGACCTGCTGGCCAAGCTCGCGCACCGGCCGGCGCCGGCCGCCGAAGCGGCCTGA
- the purF gene encoding amidophosphoribosyltransferase: MCGVVGIVGKGPVNQAIYDALTVLQHRGQDAAGIVTWGEDGLQTRKSNGLVRDVFHQRHMLRLTGNVGLGHVRYPTAGGSQASEAQPFYVNSPFGICLAHNGNLTNSEELKELLIREDRRHLNTGSDSEVLLNVFAHELQRRTDGRAEPRQIFDAVEAVHRRCSGGYAVAALVVGHGVVAFRDPHGIRPLILGRRDTPAGAEYMVASESVALDILRFRRVRDVRPGEAIYIENDGTLHSREHAGAVRHTPCIFEFVYLARPDSIIDDLSVYKARLRMGEQLAGQIVREWPDHDIDVVIPIPDTSRTSAGQAAYHLGVKYREGFIKNRYIARTFIMPGQAERTQSVRRKLNAIDLEFRGKNVLLVDDSIVRGTTSQQIIRMARDAGARKVYFASAAPPVRYPNVYGIDMPAASELIANGRSVDEVRKMIGADRLIYLDLHGLIRSVRHDNSEIVEFDTSCFSGEYVTGDVTPEYLRRLAEQRNDAAKQQERREQLLDAGVLAEEEAERTDTAVGM, translated from the coding sequence ATGTGCGGCGTAGTCGGCATCGTCGGCAAAGGGCCGGTGAACCAGGCGATCTACGACGCGCTCACGGTGCTGCAGCATCGCGGGCAGGACGCGGCGGGCATCGTCACCTGGGGTGAGGACGGCCTGCAGACGCGCAAGAGCAACGGGCTCGTGCGCGACGTCTTTCACCAGCGGCACATGCTGCGCCTGACCGGCAACGTCGGGCTCGGGCACGTGCGCTACCCCACGGCAGGCGGCTCGCAGGCATCCGAGGCACAGCCGTTCTACGTGAATTCGCCGTTCGGCATCTGCCTCGCGCACAACGGCAATCTCACGAACTCCGAGGAGCTGAAGGAGCTCCTGATCCGCGAGGATCGGCGGCATCTCAACACCGGCTCCGATTCCGAGGTCTTGCTCAACGTGTTCGCGCACGAGCTGCAGCGCCGCACGGACGGACGCGCGGAGCCCCGACAGATCTTCGACGCGGTGGAGGCGGTTCACCGCCGCTGCTCCGGCGGCTATGCCGTCGCCGCGCTGGTGGTCGGCCACGGCGTCGTCGCCTTCCGTGATCCGCATGGCATCCGGCCCTTGATCCTCGGCCGCCGCGACACGCCGGCCGGCGCGGAATACATGGTCGCGTCCGAGAGCGTCGCTCTCGACATCCTGCGTTTCCGGCGCGTGCGGGACGTGCGCCCCGGCGAGGCGATCTACATCGAGAACGACGGCACGCTGCACAGTCGCGAGCACGCGGGTGCGGTGCGGCACACGCCCTGTATATTCGAGTTCGTCTATCTCGCGCGGCCAGACTCCATCATCGACGACCTTTCCGTTTACAAAGCGCGCCTGCGCATGGGCGAGCAGCTCGCCGGGCAGATCGTGCGCGAATGGCCGGACCACGACATCGACGTCGTGATTCCGATCCCCGATACGAGCCGCACGTCCGCGGGACAGGCCGCGTATCACCTCGGCGTCAAGTACCGCGAGGGCTTCATCAAGAACCGCTACATCGCGCGCACGTTCATCATGCCGGGCCAGGCCGAGCGCACCCAGTCGGTGCGCCGCAAGCTGAACGCCATCGACCTCGAGTTCCGCGGCAAGAACGTGCTGCTGGTGGACGATTCCATCGTCCGCGGGACGACGTCGCAGCAGATCATCCGCATGGCGCGCGACGCCGGCGCGCGCAAGGTGTACTTCGCATCGGCCGCGCCCCCGGTGCGCTATCCCAACGTCTATGGAATCGACATGCCCGCGGCCTCCGAGCTGATCGCGAACGGCCGCAGCGTCGACGAAGTCAGGAAGATGATCGGCGCCGATCGGCTGATCTATCTCGACCTGCACGGGCTGATCCGCTCGGTGCGCCACGACAACTCCGAGATCGTGGAATTCGATACGTCCTGCTTCTCCGGCGAATACGTCACCGGCGATGTCACGCCCGAGTATCTGCGCCGGCTGGCCGAGCAGCGCAACGATGCGGCGAAGCAGCAGGAACGCAGGGAGCAGCTGCTCGATGCCGGGGTCCTCGCGGAGGAAGAAGCCGAGCGGACGGACACGGCCGTCGGGATGTGA